From Triticum aestivum cultivar Chinese Spring chromosome 4A, IWGSC CS RefSeq v2.1, whole genome shotgun sequence, a single genomic window includes:
- the LOC123085369 gene encoding uncharacterized protein — MVNYLYSWEPQPPACCVGNGQRADGYIAGNHGHPHAADNEWWMEGYLAGNHGHPHATDNEWWMEGYLAGNQDHDLLWEIGGERMATSPGTSTPRHLANWCMDVMTLWRLWTNQLVIMDLMCLLDHLLFCYFGACILCMWIQTCMFWTI, encoded by the exons ATGGTCAATTATCTGTACAG CTGGGAACCACAACCACCAGCATGCTGTGTGGGCAATGGGCAGAGAGCAGATGGCTACATCGCTGGGAACCATGGTCACCCACATGCAGCAGATAACGAATGGTGGATGGAAGGCTACCTCGCTGGGAACCATGGTCACCCACATGCAACAGATAACGAATGGTGGATGGAAGGCTACCTCGCTGGGAACCAGGACCATGACTTATTATGGGAAATCGGTGGCGAACGGATGGCTACCTCGCCGGGTACCTCAACTCCTAG GCACTTGGCCAACTGGTGCATGGACGTGATGACTTTGTGGCGTTTATGGACCAATCAACTTGTAATCATGGATCTTATGTGTCTTCTAGACCATTTGTTGTTTTGTTATTTCGGAGCTTGCATTTTGTGCATGTGGATACAGACTTGTATGTTCTGGACCATCTAG